The following are encoded together in the Bradymonas sediminis genome:
- the metK gene encoding methionine adenosyltransferase, protein MMSKNYVFTSESVSEGHPDKVADQISDGILDAILEQDKVARVACETIVNTGLALVFGEITTSAYVDVPEIVRETIAKIGYNDPKLGFDHRSCSVMSAIDEQSMDIAQGVVTDIGVVEEQGAGDQGLMFGYACDEMPELMPMPIMYAHKLVQRLADVRKNEMPNFFGPDSKSQVTVRYEDNEPVAIDAVVISTQHLEEISTEQVREAVMETTIKKVIPAELLHAGTKYHINPTGRFVAGGPLADSGLTGRKIIVDTYGGMGRHGGGAFSGKDPSKVDRSAAYMARYIAKNIVAAGLARRCEVQLAYAIGVAAPVSIMVNTFGTATVDETKIEQTIPEFFGLKPADIVSTLDLLRPIYRQTAAYGHFGRDLFTWEKTDKAQALKDALL, encoded by the coding sequence ATTATGTCCAAAAACTACGTTTTCACCTCCGAGTCGGTCTCCGAAGGCCACCCCGATAAAGTCGCCGACCAGATCTCCGATGGCATCCTCGATGCGATCCTGGAGCAAGATAAGGTCGCACGCGTCGCGTGTGAGACCATCGTCAACACCGGCCTCGCCCTGGTCTTCGGTGAGATTACGACCTCCGCTTACGTCGACGTGCCCGAGATCGTGCGCGAGACCATCGCCAAGATTGGTTATAATGACCCGAAGCTTGGCTTTGACCATCGCTCCTGCTCGGTCATGTCGGCCATCGATGAGCAGAGCATGGATATCGCCCAGGGCGTTGTCACCGATATCGGCGTGGTCGAAGAGCAGGGCGCTGGTGACCAGGGGCTGATGTTCGGCTATGCCTGCGACGAGATGCCCGAGCTGATGCCGATGCCGATTATGTACGCGCATAAATTGGTGCAGCGCCTGGCCGACGTTCGCAAAAACGAGATGCCCAACTTCTTCGGCCCGGATAGCAAAAGCCAGGTTACCGTGCGCTACGAAGACAACGAGCCGGTCGCCATCGACGCCGTGGTTATCTCGACCCAGCATCTCGAGGAGATCTCGACCGAGCAGGTTCGCGAAGCCGTGATGGAGACCACCATCAAAAAGGTGATCCCTGCTGAGCTGCTGCACGCGGGCACCAAATATCATATCAACCCGACCGGCCGTTTCGTCGCCGGTGGCCCGCTTGCCGACTCCGGTCTGACCGGACGTAAGATTATCGTCGATACCTACGGCGGCATGGGACGCCACGGCGGCGGGGCGTTCAGTGGTAAGGACCCGAGCAAGGTCGACCGCTCGGCCGCCTATATGGCGCGCTATATCGCCAAAAACATCGTCGCCGCCGGCCTCGCTCGCCGCTGCGAAGTCCAGCTCGCCTACGCCATCGGCGTCGCCGCGCCGGTCAGCATCATGGTCAACACCTTCGGCACCGCGACCGTCGACGAGACCAAGATCGAGCAGACCATCCCTGAATTCTTCGGTCTTAAGCCCGCTGATATCGTCAGCACGCTCGACCTGCTCCGCCCGATCTATCGCCAGACCGCTGCCTATGGTCACTTCGGGCGCGACCTGTTCACCTGGGAGAAAACCGATAAAGCTCAGGCGCTTAAAGACGCCCTGCTTTGA
- the miaB gene encoding tRNA (N6-isopentenyl adenosine(37)-C2)-methylthiotransferase MiaB has translation MTSDPFVRDPNAHNGEQNSMLDIESRSGKKVFIETYGCQMNLADSELMGGVLAGTGYGSAKTLDEADVILINTCAVRERAEDRIFGRLTDLLRYKNANPDLVLGIAGCMAQHLREKIIDQAPYVDIVVGPDSYRNLPAMIDKATGEAADPVLDLKLDKAEVYEGLTPKRRPGISGWVSVQRGCDKFCTFCIVPFVRGRERGVAPSEVVRQVREMAEQGYKEVTLLGQTVNSYRHQLPGEPETDFADLLSMLVPIDGIERIRFTSPYPTDFTPKLIETIAREDKISKYLHLPAQSGSARMLEMMRRQYTRDEYDKLIDDIRTAIPDIALSTDIMVGSPGETDEDFIQTVELMEKTRFDFAYLFKYSERSNTYAARNMPDDVSEQEKGDRLRHIIELQESISAEVFKQEIGRTRRVLVDGVSRRDENDLAGRSDQFKRTIFPKPADREVKPGDIVDVRITDCTSHTLIGEYVESK, from the coding sequence ATGACATCTGATCCTTTCGTACGCGATCCGAACGCCCATAATGGCGAACAAAATTCGATGCTCGATATTGAGAGCCGCTCGGGCAAAAAGGTGTTTATCGAGACCTACGGCTGTCAGATGAACCTGGCCGATAGCGAGCTGATGGGCGGGGTCCTCGCCGGTACCGGCTACGGCTCGGCGAAGACGCTCGACGAGGCAGACGTCATCCTCATCAATACCTGCGCGGTTCGCGAGCGCGCCGAGGACCGTATCTTCGGGCGCCTCACCGATCTGCTGCGCTATAAGAACGCGAACCCCGACCTTGTGCTCGGCATCGCCGGGTGCATGGCTCAGCATTTGCGCGAAAAGATCATCGACCAGGCGCCCTACGTCGATATCGTGGTGGGGCCCGATTCCTATCGAAACCTCCCCGCGATGATCGACAAGGCCACCGGCGAAGCCGCCGACCCGGTCCTCGATCTCAAACTCGATAAGGCTGAAGTTTACGAAGGCTTGACGCCCAAGCGTCGCCCCGGAATCAGCGGCTGGGTGTCGGTGCAGCGCGGGTGCGATAAATTCTGCACCTTCTGCATCGTCCCGTTTGTGCGCGGTCGTGAGCGCGGCGTCGCGCCCTCGGAGGTCGTGCGCCAGGTGCGCGAGATGGCCGAGCAGGGCTATAAAGAAGTCACGCTTTTGGGACAGACGGTTAACTCCTATCGCCACCAACTGCCCGGTGAGCCGGAGACCGATTTTGCCGACCTCTTGTCTATGCTCGTCCCCATCGATGGGATCGAGCGGATTCGCTTCACCTCGCCGTACCCAACCGACTTCACGCCGAAGCTGATTGAGACCATCGCGCGCGAAGATAAGATCAGCAAATACCTGCACCTTCCGGCTCAGTCGGGGTCCGCGCGTATGCTCGAGATGATGCGGCGCCAATATACTCGCGATGAATACGACAAGCTCATCGACGATATCCGCACCGCGATCCCCGACATCGCCCTCTCCACCGACATCATGGTGGGCTCGCCGGGAGAAACCGACGAAGACTTTATCCAGACGGTGGAGCTGATGGAGAAGACGCGATTTGATTTCGCGTATCTTTTTAAATATTCGGAGCGCAGTAATACCTACGCAGCCCGTAATATGCCCGATGACGTCAGCGAGCAGGAGAAGGGCGACCGTCTGCGCCATATTATTGAGCTGCAGGAGTCGATCAGCGCTGAGGTCTTTAAGCAAGAAATTGGCCGCACCCGTCGGGTTTTGGTTGACGGCGTGAGCCGCCGCGACGAAAACGACCTGGCCGGCCGCAGCGACCAATTTAAGCGCACCATCTTCCCCAAGCCGGCCGACCGTGAGGTCAAACCCGGCGATATCGTGGATGTGCGCATCACCGATTGCACCAGCCACACGCTTATCGGCGAATACGTCGAGTCAAAATAA